The Candidatus Kapaibacterium sp. genome includes a region encoding these proteins:
- the cydB gene encoding cytochrome d ubiquinol oxidase subunit II, translated as MYEGLDLNVTWFVLIGVLLTGYAILDGFDLGVGSLHLLIKNDLDRRIALNSIGPFWDGNEVWLVTGGGALFAAFPHVYATFTSGFYLAVMLILMVIIFRAVAIEFRSKVESATWRKAWDIAFSISSIMIGLLFGIALGNVIIGIPVAADKEAYMTFFDLLNPYAILVGITTVALFMMHGAIFLVMKTEGDLQKLVRGWVNNAIIFFVICYVTTTMATLIYVPQMASILKSHPEYFLIAIFNMLAIANIPREIFHGREFRAFLSSSFSILALLALFAIGIFPNLLSSTISPEYSLNIYNAASSRTTLEVMFTMALIGIPFVLSYTISIYWIFRGKVKLDNTSY; from the coding sequence ATGTACGAAGGATTGGATTTGAATGTAACATGGTTTGTGCTGATTGGAGTATTGCTCACGGGATACGCAATCCTTGACGGTTTTGATTTGGGAGTAGGTTCATTGCATTTGCTCATCAAAAATGACTTAGACCGCAGAATAGCACTAAATTCCATTGGACCATTTTGGGATGGTAACGAAGTTTGGCTCGTAACAGGCGGTGGTGCTTTGTTCGCCGCTTTCCCTCACGTTTACGCAACTTTTACATCAGGCTTCTACCTTGCTGTAATGCTTATACTGATGGTTATCATCTTTCGAGCTGTAGCGATTGAATTTCGGAGTAAAGTTGAATCCGCTACTTGGCGAAAGGCTTGGGATATAGCTTTTAGCATTTCATCAATTATGATTGGGCTCTTATTCGGAATTGCATTAGGGAATGTCATCATCGGAATTCCGGTTGCCGCTGACAAGGAAGCCTACATGACATTTTTTGACCTGCTTAATCCATATGCAATTTTAGTCGGTATCACGACTGTTGCCCTTTTTATGATGCATGGAGCAATTTTCTTGGTAATGAAAACGGAAGGTGATTTGCAAAAGTTAGTTCGTGGTTGGGTCAATAATGCAATCATATTTTTTGTGATTTGCTACGTAACGACAACTATGGCAACTCTCATTTATGTGCCGCAAATGGCTTCAATATTAAAATCGCATCCCGAATATTTTCTAATCGCGATATTTAATATGCTTGCGATTGCAAATATTCCGAGAGAAATTTTCCATGGTAGAGAATTTAGAGCTTTTTTATCATCATCATTCAGTATTTTGGCTCTGCTTGCACTTTTTGCAATAGGAATATTCCCGAACTTGCTAAGTTCGACTATTTCTCCCGAATACAGCTTGAATATTTATAATGCGGCATCATCGCGAACTACGCTCGAAGTAATGTTCACAATGGCATTGATAGGCATTCCATTTGTTTTGTCTTATACAATCAGCATCTATTGGATATTTCGCGGAAAGGTGAAATTGGACAACACAAGCTATTGA